Proteins found in one Pyrus communis chromosome 15, drPyrComm1.1, whole genome shotgun sequence genomic segment:
- the LOC137717863 gene encoding uncharacterized protein → MVFYFKARSDVGDFTIFMGLDKFENEELIKYGFPEDIWFHVDKMSSAHVYVRLHKGQTIDDISEGLLEDCAQLVKANSIQGNKVNNVDVVYTPWSNLKKTASMDVGQVGFYNSKMVRTVRVEKRINEVVNRLNRTKVERKPDLKAEREAVNAAERAERKQFLRDKKRREEMERLEKERQLELRSYKGLMNSENMTSNKQIASTNKSLQELEEDFM, encoded by the exons ATGGTATTCTACTTCAAAGCTCGATCGGACGTCGGCGATTTCACCATTTTCATGGGCCTCGACAAGTTCGAGAACGAGGAGCTCATCAAATATGGCTTCCCCGAAGACATTTG GTTCCATGTGGATAAAATGTCATCTGCCCATGTTTATGTTAGACTGCACAAAGGACAGACCATTGACGATATAAGCGAAGGCTTACTGGAGGATTGTGCTCAACTTGTCAAAGCAAATTCCATCCAAG GCAATAAGGTGAACAATGTTGATGTTGTTTACACTCCCTGGTCCAATTTGAAGAAAACTGCCTCCATGGATGTTGGTCAAGTTGGTTTCTACAATTCAAAGATG GTTCGAACAGTGAGAGTGGAGAAGCGGATCAATGAGGTAGTTAATAGATTGAACAGGACAAAAGTGGAAAGAAAGCCTGATTTGAAAG CTGAGCGAGAAGCAGTTAATGCAGCAGAAAGAGCTGAGAGAAAGCAGTTCCTGAGGGACAAG AAACGACGAGAGGAGATGGAAAGGCTTGAGAAGGAGAGACAGTTGGAACTAAGGAGCTACAAAGGTTTGATGAATTCTGAAAATATGACATCTAACAAACAAATTGCATCAACAAACAAGTCATTGCAGGAACTGGAAGAGGACTTCATGTAA